A genomic segment from Streptosporangium roseum DSM 43021 encodes:
- a CDS encoding MMPL family transporter translates to MTALLCGRRTKWVVLVIWLGIIGTAASFAGRLESVQKDDIAAYLPENADSARAVKRILGMQGENLSPATIVYERREGVTTADRDEIARDMKEFAGIDGVVAELPTPTGGKTFGRAEFDRELKPYRDARGRLPEQLQVVERKLQMPRLTKTIKLIAAQRSKDGQAVQVVVIVRDRGGRETAEVVERVRRVVDAGRPAGLAAHITGMVGFQADALAVFSTVDTNLLLAAMGVAVVVLLITYRSVLLWLFPLSVVLVGLVVAMGVNYLLAAAEVITVSSVAVSLLMVLVIGAGTDYALLLIARYREELGRHEDRHEAMAVALRRAGPAVLASAATVVAGLLCLLVADLNSTKGLGPVSAVGVAGVMLAMMTLLPAVMVVFGRWVFWPLIPRCRSSERPDHAPGGGREAGAGRSGGRGPVRPSGAAGEPPADAGIWGALGRKIAKNPRLVWVVTVIGLGVCASGLASYKAGGLGNADVFLGRPDSVVGQEAAARHFPSGAADPVQVVTTEQYVRDVIVDTAQRPEVTAISLGAAGNGDILLNVSVRAGDGEESEQQEVLALRDRLRAVAAPDVNVGGNVALVADLERGAQRDRALIIPLVLLVVFAVLALLLRSLVAPLLLLATVVVSFLATLGISSLAFTHLFGFAGVDQGFVLLVFVFLVALGVDYNIFLMHRVREEAHRHSTAHSAILGLGATGGVITSAGVVLAGTFAVLVVLPLTQTVQIAFAVAVGVLLDTMIVRSVLVTALTLDVGDAVWWPSRLARGLSWWHRAGRPVRRPDPRVRPQVLLRPRGLVRPRVMLRSSRVVLMKGEKMGG, encoded by the coding sequence ATGACCGCTCTGCTGTGCGGCCGGCGCACGAAATGGGTGGTGCTGGTCATCTGGCTGGGCATCATCGGGACGGCCGCCTCCTTCGCCGGGCGGCTGGAGTCGGTGCAGAAGGACGACATCGCCGCCTACCTCCCCGAGAACGCCGACTCCGCGCGGGCGGTCAAGCGCATCCTCGGCATGCAGGGGGAGAACCTCTCCCCGGCGACGATCGTCTACGAGCGGCGTGAGGGCGTCACCACGGCCGACCGGGACGAGATCGCCCGGGACATGAAGGAGTTCGCCGGGATCGACGGGGTGGTGGCGGAGCTGCCCACGCCGACCGGGGGCAAGACCTTCGGGCGGGCGGAGTTCGACAGGGAGCTCAAGCCGTACCGGGACGCCAGGGGGAGGCTGCCCGAGCAGCTGCAGGTGGTCGAGCGGAAGCTCCAGATGCCCAGGCTGACCAAGACGATCAAGCTGATCGCCGCGCAGCGGTCCAAGGACGGCCAGGCCGTCCAGGTCGTGGTCATCGTCAGGGACCGGGGCGGCCGGGAGACGGCCGAGGTCGTCGAGCGGGTGCGCCGGGTCGTCGACGCGGGCCGCCCCGCCGGGCTGGCCGCGCACATCACGGGCATGGTCGGGTTCCAGGCCGACGCGCTCGCGGTGTTCTCGACCGTGGACACCAACCTGCTGCTGGCCGCGATGGGCGTGGCGGTGGTGGTGCTGCTGATCACCTATCGCAGCGTGCTCCTCTGGCTGTTCCCGCTGAGCGTCGTGCTGGTGGGACTGGTCGTCGCGATGGGGGTCAACTACCTGCTCGCCGCCGCCGAGGTGATCACGGTCAGCAGCGTGGCGGTCTCGCTGCTCATGGTCCTGGTGATCGGCGCGGGGACCGACTACGCGCTGCTGCTCATCGCCCGCTACCGGGAGGAGTTGGGCAGGCACGAGGACCGGCACGAGGCGATGGCGGTGGCGCTGCGCCGGGCCGGGCCGGCGGTGCTGGCGAGCGCGGCGACCGTGGTGGCCGGGCTGCTCTGCCTGCTGGTGGCCGACCTCAACTCCACCAAGGGGCTCGGGCCGGTCTCGGCGGTCGGCGTGGCCGGCGTGATGCTCGCCATGATGACGCTGCTGCCCGCCGTGATGGTCGTCTTCGGGCGGTGGGTGTTCTGGCCGCTCATCCCGCGCTGCCGGTCCTCGGAGCGGCCGGACCACGCGCCGGGGGGCGGAAGGGAGGCCGGGGCGGGCCGGTCCGGCGGGCGTGGCCCGGTGCGGCCGTCCGGTGCGGCCGGGGAGCCGCCTGCCGACGCCGGAATCTGGGGAGCTTTAGGCCGAAAAATCGCGAAAAATCCTCGGCTGGTGTGGGTGGTCACCGTCATCGGGCTGGGCGTATGCGCGTCCGGGCTGGCCTCCTACAAGGCGGGCGGGCTGGGCAACGCCGACGTGTTCCTCGGCCGGCCGGACTCGGTCGTCGGGCAGGAGGCCGCCGCGAGGCACTTCCCGTCCGGCGCGGCCGACCCGGTCCAGGTGGTCACCACCGAGCAGTACGTCAGGGACGTGATCGTGGACACCGCCCAGCGGCCCGAGGTCACCGCGATCTCGCTGGGCGCGGCCGGGAACGGCGACATCCTGCTCAACGTGAGCGTGCGCGCCGGCGACGGCGAGGAGTCCGAGCAGCAGGAGGTGCTCGCCCTGCGCGACCGGCTGCGGGCGGTGGCCGCCCCGGACGTCAACGTCGGCGGGAACGTGGCGCTCGTCGCCGATCTGGAGCGGGGCGCGCAGCGGGACCGCGCACTGATCATCCCGCTGGTGCTGCTGGTGGTCTTCGCGGTGCTGGCCCTGCTGCTGCGCTCGCTCGTCGCGCCGCTGCTGCTGCTGGCGACCGTCGTGGTGTCGTTCCTGGCGACGCTGGGGATCAGCTCGCTGGCCTTCACCCACCTGTTCGGCTTCGCCGGGGTCGACCAGGGGTTCGTCCTGCTGGTCTTCGTGTTCCTGGTGGCGCTCGGGGTGGACTACAACATCTTCCTGATGCACCGGGTGCGGGAGGAGGCGCACCGGCACAGCACCGCGCACAGCGCGATCCTCGGCCTCGGCGCGACCGGCGGCGTGATCACCTCGGCCGGGGTCGTGCTCGCGGGCACCTTCGCGGTGCTCGTGGTGCTGCCGCTGACGCAGACCGTGCAGATCGCCTTCGCGGTGGCGGTGGGCGTGCTGCTCGACACGATGATCGTCCGCTCGGTGCTCGTCACCGCGCTGACCCTGGACGTCGGCGACGCCGTCTGGTGGCCGAGCCGGCTGGCGAGAGGGCTGTCCTGGTGGCACCGCGCGGGGCGGCCGGTCCGGCGGCCGGACCCCCGGGTGCGGCCCCAGGTCCTGCTCCGGCCCCGTGGACTGGTACGGCCGCGCGTCATGCTCAGATCCAGCCGGGTCGTCTTGATGAAAGGCGAAAAAATGGGCGGTTAG
- a CDS encoding acyl carrier protein → MSADAGIATDLDAIRGWLRAQVASYVVRAPEEIDPLVPIAQYGMDSVYSLSLCGDIEAEYGLEIEPTLAWEHPTVAAMADHLRGRLSAG, encoded by the coding sequence ATGTCCGCCGACGCCGGGATCGCCACCGACCTGGACGCCATTCGGGGCTGGCTGCGGGCCCAGGTGGCCTCGTACGTGGTGCGCGCCCCCGAGGAGATCGACCCGCTGGTGCCGATCGCCCAGTACGGCATGGACTCGGTCTACTCGCTCAGCCTGTGCGGCGACATCGAGGCGGAGTACGGGCTGGAGATCGAGCCGACCCTCGCCTGGGAGCATCCGACGGTCGCGGCCATGGCGGACCACCTCCGGGGACGGTTGAGCGCGGGCTGA
- a CDS encoding fatty acyl-AMP ligase, translated as MSFVERVRAQADRCGHERSYTFVEDRRGELTESRLTFAEIDTRARSTGAWLAGRRAADQTALLLYPAGLEFLTAFLGCLYSRVIAVPSPLPQTDPRALERAEGIIKDADVRFVLTDSANQAMLTRWLRDVGLDGAVECVATDTLDLPGPDEWAMPEIGPDTLAYMQYTSGSTSEPRGVMLTHANLLHNEEEIWRAIGSPEEGVGVGWLPHYHDMGLIGMLLQPIYAGGDLYFASPIAFVMRPALWMEMISRYRAGYTVAPNFAYEWCAGRVTDGQVAGLDLSSLRFALNGAEPVRTGTLRAMTGRFGAAGFSEKAWAPAYGMAEATLVVTATPLGHGPLIRRFDTGALERHEAVPAPDGVELVGCGRPISMTVRIVDPETHAVLPDGSVAEIWVRGASVARGYWQRAEASRDAFGGRTADGDGPFLRTGDLGFMLDGELYVTGRSKDVVIVNGRNLYPQDLEEAAREAHPSLGAAAAFGVEAGGEHVVLVQEVRRQRLGGASAGEVARLVQGELARLFGLPSMSVVLVERGGVGKTTSGKVQRSRTRDLLLGGSLPVVHAELTAAVAARAEQAGPGAPAAHAVPAAHAVPAAQAVPAARAVAEAVAEGA; from the coding sequence ATGTCCTTTGTGGAGCGGGTGCGCGCGCAGGCCGACCGATGTGGGCACGAACGGTCGTACACCTTCGTGGAGGACCGCAGGGGCGAGCTCACCGAGAGCCGCCTGACCTTCGCCGAGATCGACACGCGGGCCCGGTCCACGGGAGCATGGCTGGCCGGGCGGCGGGCGGCGGACCAGACGGCGCTGCTGCTCTACCCCGCCGGACTGGAGTTCCTGACCGCCTTCCTCGGCTGCCTGTACTCCCGCGTGATCGCGGTGCCCTCGCCGCTGCCGCAGACCGACCCGCGCGCGCTGGAGCGGGCGGAGGGGATCATCAAGGACGCCGACGTACGGTTCGTGCTCACCGACTCGGCCAACCAGGCCATGCTCACCCGGTGGCTGCGCGACGTCGGCCTGGACGGCGCGGTCGAGTGCGTGGCCACCGACACCCTGGACCTGCCCGGCCCCGACGAGTGGGCGATGCCGGAGATCGGGCCGGACACGCTCGCCTACATGCAGTACACCTCCGGCTCCACGAGCGAGCCGCGCGGCGTCATGCTCACCCACGCCAACCTGCTCCACAACGAGGAGGAGATCTGGCGGGCGATCGGCTCGCCGGAGGAGGGCGTGGGGGTCGGCTGGCTGCCGCACTACCACGACATGGGCCTGATCGGCATGCTGCTCCAGCCGATCTACGCGGGCGGCGACCTGTACTTCGCCTCGCCGATCGCCTTCGTCATGCGCCCCGCGCTCTGGATGGAGATGATCAGCCGCTACCGGGCCGGATACACCGTCGCGCCGAACTTCGCCTACGAGTGGTGTGCCGGCCGGGTCACCGACGGGCAGGTGGCCGGCCTCGACCTGTCGAGCCTGCGGTTCGCGCTCAACGGGGCCGAACCGGTCCGCACCGGCACGCTGCGCGCCATGACCGGGCGCTTCGGGGCCGCCGGTTTCAGCGAGAAGGCCTGGGCCCCGGCGTACGGCATGGCCGAGGCCACCCTGGTGGTCACCGCCACCCCGCTGGGGCACGGGCCGCTGATCCGCCGGTTCGACACCGGCGCGCTGGAGCGGCACGAGGCGGTCCCCGCGCCGGACGGCGTGGAACTGGTCGGCTGCGGGCGGCCGATCAGCATGACCGTGCGGATCGTCGACCCCGAGACCCACGCGGTCCTGCCGGACGGGAGCGTCGCCGAGATCTGGGTGCGCGGCGCGAGCGTCGCGCGGGGCTACTGGCAGCGCGCGGAGGCCAGCCGCGACGCCTTCGGCGGGCGCACCGCCGACGGCGACGGGCCGTTCCTGCGGACCGGGGACCTCGGCTTCATGCTCGACGGGGAGCTCTACGTCACCGGCCGGAGCAAGGACGTCGTCATCGTCAACGGGCGCAACCTCTACCCGCAGGACCTGGAGGAGGCGGCCCGGGAGGCGCACCCGTCGCTGGGCGCCGCGGCGGCCTTCGGGGTCGAGGCGGGGGGCGAGCACGTGGTGCTCGTCCAGGAGGTCCGCCGGCAGCGTCTGGGCGGCGCCTCCGCCGGAGAGGTCGCCCGCCTGGTCCAGGGAGAGCTCGCCCGCCTGTTCGGCCTGCCGTCGATGAGCGTCGTGCTGGTCGAGCGCGGCGGGGTCGGCAAGACCACCAGCGGCAAGGTCCAGCGCTCCCGCACCCGCGACCTGCTGCTGGGTGGGTCGCTGCCCGTCGTCCACGCCGAGCTCACGGCGGCGGTCGCCGCGCGGGCCGAACAGGCCGGGCCCGGCGCGCCGGCCGCGCATGCCGTACCGGCCGCACACGCCGTACCAGCCGCGCAGGCCGTACCGGCCGCGCGCGCCGTAGCAGAAGCCGTAGCAGAAGGAGCGTGA
- a CDS encoding cation diffusion facilitator family transporter produces the protein MGHGHGHGHGHGHGHGADSDRRYLAAALVLLVVFMAAEVVIGVIANSIALISDAGHMLTDAASIALALIAMSMAARPARGAYTFGWKRAEILSAAINGLTFVLLVVYFVYEGVRRLIEPPEVKGLLVFGTALAGIAVNAVAAWLIARADRSSLNVEGAFQHILNDMYAFIATAIAGAVVWLTGWGRADAIAALVVAALMARSAYGLLRDAGRILFEAAPPGVHPAEVSAAITAHGDVTGVEDLHVWTVTSGFPALSAHVIVKTGGDCHRIRRELAELLHERFHIDHTTLQVDHVPGTACRIVKASGTGTSRQEAITP, from the coding sequence ATGGGTCACGGACACGGGCATGGGCACGGGCATGGGCACGGGCACGGCGCGGACTCCGACCGCCGCTACCTGGCGGCGGCGCTCGTCCTTCTGGTCGTCTTCATGGCGGCCGAGGTCGTCATCGGCGTCATCGCCAACTCCATCGCGCTGATCTCCGACGCCGGGCACATGCTCACCGACGCCGCCTCCATCGCGCTCGCCCTGATCGCGATGAGCATGGCCGCCCGTCCCGCCCGCGGCGCCTACACCTTCGGCTGGAAGCGCGCCGAGATCCTGTCGGCGGCGATCAACGGGCTGACGTTCGTGCTGCTCGTCGTCTACTTCGTCTACGAGGGCGTGCGCCGGCTCATCGAACCGCCCGAGGTCAAGGGGCTGCTGGTCTTCGGCACGGCCCTGGCCGGGATCGCGGTCAACGCGGTCGCCGCCTGGCTCATCGCCAGGGCCGACCGGAGCAGCCTCAACGTGGAGGGCGCCTTCCAGCACATCCTCAACGACATGTACGCCTTCATCGCCACCGCGATCGCGGGCGCGGTCGTCTGGCTCACCGGCTGGGGCCGGGCGGACGCGATCGCCGCCCTGGTCGTCGCGGCGCTGATGGCCAGGTCCGCCTACGGCCTGCTGCGCGACGCCGGGCGCATCCTGTTCGAGGCCGCGCCCCCCGGCGTGCATCCCGCCGAGGTGAGCGCCGCGATCACCGCCCACGGTGACGTCACCGGTGTGGAGGACCTGCACGTGTGGACCGTGACCAGCGGCTTCCCCGCGCTGTCCGCGCACGTGATCGTCAAGACCGGCGGCGACTGCCACCGGATCCGCCGCGAGCTCGCCGAGCTGCTCCACGAGCGCTTCCACATCGACCACACCACCCTGCAGGTCGACCACGTGCCGGGTACGGCCTGCCGGATCGTCAAGGCCTCCGGCACGGGAACCTCCCGGCAGGAGGCGATCACGCCCTGA
- a CDS encoding TetR/AcrR family transcriptional regulator produces MDEVRQRDREGTRRRILDAARRLFTELGYDQVTMRLISAEADANVALINRYFGSKRELFAEVLAMQGRFPGVLDVPEGELPRRLAEYVAERLRSDRGSPVMAALIRSASCSETHGLIRDRVSSAILEPLAARLPGPEAIFRATIATALITGAGTLSQLYGSDALEAPDQETVVRRLTAVFEACLRA; encoded by the coding sequence GTGGATGAGGTACGGCAGCGCGACCGGGAGGGCACCCGGCGCCGCATTCTCGACGCCGCCCGCCGGCTGTTCACCGAGCTGGGCTACGACCAGGTGACGATGCGGCTGATCTCCGCGGAGGCGGACGCCAACGTCGCGCTGATCAACCGCTACTTCGGCTCCAAGCGGGAGCTGTTCGCCGAGGTGCTCGCCATGCAGGGCCGCTTCCCCGGCGTGCTGGACGTCCCCGAGGGAGAGCTGCCCCGGCGCCTGGCGGAGTACGTCGCCGAACGCCTCCGCTCGGACCGGGGGAGCCCGGTCATGGCGGCGCTCATCCGGTCGGCGTCCTGCTCGGAGACCCACGGGCTCATCCGGGACCGGGTCAGCTCGGCGATCCTGGAGCCGCTGGCCGCACGGCTGCCCGGACCGGAAGCGATCTTCCGCGCGACCATCGCCACCGCGCTCATCACCGGCGCCGGCACCCTGAGCCAGCTCTACGGCTCGGACGCGCTCGAGGCGCCCGACCAGGAGACCGTGGTCAGGCGGCTCACCGCGGTCTTCGAGGCCTGCCTCAGGGCGTGA
- a CDS encoding MDR family MFS transporter, translating into MLTEQQAQAEAAPRFTHKQVLEILAGLMLAMLTSMIATSVVGTALPTIVGTLGGQDQLAWVASATLLTMTASTPLWGKLSDLYGRKFMFQVSLVVFAVSSIAAGFSQDMGQLIAARAVQGIGAGGLAALPQIILGDVVEPRERGRYSGYMGAVFGVSTVAGPLLGGFIVDNMSWRWTFWICVPLAVVAFVVIQKVLKLPLVRHDTKVDWWGATFITGGTTALMLLLSLGGKEFDWNSAWTYGLGALSLVMFGLAVVAERRAADPILPPRLFRNHTFVLTSVASLLVGAAMFGALMFLPQYLQIVKGMSPTGSGLMTLPMVLGLLVSSILVGRFVSQTGRWKIFPVAGMLLVALGLFLLSRLHVDSSLVVVGLDIAVLGIGLGASMQILILAAQNAVTRADLASTTSGVAFFRSLGGAVGVAAFGAILSNRLSAELISLAKAAHLPLTGGATPSLGSPDAIRHLPAPVLEVVLEAFTRAIHMVFLVGVPIAVLAAVATLMLKEIPLRSAQTTPATPADPTAPPVRAE; encoded by the coding sequence ATGCTGACCGAACAACAGGCCCAGGCCGAGGCCGCACCGCGCTTCACGCACAAGCAGGTGCTGGAGATCTTGGCCGGACTGATGCTCGCCATGCTGACGTCGATGATCGCGACGTCCGTGGTGGGAACCGCGCTGCCGACGATCGTGGGCACGCTCGGCGGTCAGGACCAGCTGGCCTGGGTGGCCAGCGCGACCCTGCTCACCATGACGGCCTCCACCCCGCTCTGGGGCAAGCTGTCGGACCTCTACGGCCGCAAGTTCATGTTCCAGGTCTCCCTGGTCGTCTTCGCGGTCTCCTCCATCGCCGCGGGCTTCTCCCAGGACATGGGCCAGCTCATCGCGGCCCGGGCCGTGCAGGGCATCGGCGCCGGCGGACTCGCCGCGCTGCCGCAGATCATCCTGGGCGACGTGGTCGAGCCCCGCGAGCGTGGCCGCTACTCCGGCTACATGGGTGCGGTCTTCGGCGTCTCCACCGTCGCCGGCCCGCTGCTGGGCGGATTCATCGTCGACAACATGTCCTGGCGCTGGACGTTCTGGATCTGCGTGCCGCTGGCCGTGGTCGCGTTCGTCGTCATCCAGAAGGTGCTCAAGCTGCCGCTCGTCCGCCACGACACCAAGGTCGACTGGTGGGGCGCCACCTTCATCACCGGCGGAACCACCGCGCTGATGCTGCTGCTGTCCCTGGGCGGCAAGGAGTTCGACTGGAACTCCGCGTGGACCTACGGCCTGGGCGCGCTCAGCCTGGTGATGTTCGGCCTCGCCGTCGTCGCCGAACGCCGGGCCGCCGACCCCATCCTGCCTCCGCGGCTGTTCCGCAACCACACCTTCGTGCTCACCAGCGTCGCATCCCTGCTGGTCGGCGCGGCGATGTTCGGCGCGCTGATGTTCCTCCCGCAGTACCTGCAGATCGTCAAGGGCATGAGCCCCACCGGCTCCGGCCTGATGACCCTGCCCATGGTGCTCGGCCTGCTCGTCTCCTCGATCCTGGTCGGCCGCTTCGTCAGCCAGACCGGCCGGTGGAAGATCTTCCCCGTCGCAGGCATGCTGCTGGTCGCGCTCGGCCTGTTCCTGCTCTCCCGGCTGCACGTCGACAGCTCGCTGGTGGTCGTCGGCCTCGACATCGCGGTGCTGGGCATCGGCCTCGGCGCCTCCATGCAGATCCTGATCCTGGCCGCGCAGAACGCCGTGACCCGCGCCGACCTGGCCTCCACCACCTCGGGTGTGGCCTTCTTCCGCTCCCTGGGCGGCGCGGTCGGCGTGGCGGCCTTCGGCGCCATCCTGTCCAACCGGCTCAGCGCGGAGCTGATCTCCCTGGCCAAGGCCGCCCACCTGCCCCTCACCGGCGGCGCGACCCCCAGCCTCGGCTCCCCCGACGCCATCCGCCACCTGCCCGCCCCGGTGCTGGAGGTGGTCCTGGAGGCCTTCACCCGGGCCATCCACATGGTCTTCCTGGTGGGCGTGCCCATCGCCGTCCTGGCCGCGGTGGCCACCCTGATGCTGAAGGAGATCCCGCTCCGCTCGGCCCAGACCACCCCCGCCACCCCCGCCGACCCGACCGCTCCCCCGGTCCGGGCCGAATAG
- a CDS encoding carboxymuconolactone decarboxylase family protein gives MSVDALKNALPAYAKDIKLNLGSVVTTSSLTDQQLWGAVLACALATKSARVIAEVSAEAAGNLSDEAFQAAKGANAIMAMNNVYYRSVHLIGDETYSTMPAKLRMTIIGNPGVDKVDFELWCLAVSAINGCGRCLESHEQVLRQSGMPREQIQEALRIAAAINAVAATLEAEAALLTV, from the coding sequence ATGAGCGTCGACGCCCTGAAGAACGCCCTTCCGGCGTACGCCAAGGACATCAAGCTCAACCTGGGGTCGGTCGTGACGACGTCGTCGCTGACCGACCAGCAGCTCTGGGGCGCGGTCCTGGCCTGCGCGCTGGCCACCAAGTCGGCCCGCGTGATCGCCGAGGTCTCCGCCGAGGCGGCCGGCAACCTGTCGGACGAGGCCTTCCAGGCGGCCAAGGGCGCCAACGCCATCATGGCGATGAACAACGTCTACTACCGGTCGGTCCATCTGATCGGCGACGAGACGTACTCCACCATGCCGGCCAAGCTCCGCATGACGATCATCGGCAACCCGGGTGTCGACAAGGTCGACTTCGAGCTCTGGTGTCTCGCGGTGTCGGCGATCAACGGCTGTGGCCGCTGCCTGGAGTCCCACGAGCAGGTGCTGCGCCAGTCGGGCATGCCCCGCGAGCAGATCCAGGAAGCCCTGCGGATCGCCGCGGCGATCAACGCCGTGGCGGCCACGCTTGAGGCGGAGGCGGCTCTGCTCACGGTCTGA
- a CDS encoding peroxiredoxin yields the protein MLTVGDRFPEFELTACVSLDADSAFAEINHKSYEGKWKIYFAWPKDFTFVCPTEIAEFGRLEGEFADRDAQVLGFSVDSEYVHHAWRKDHPDLRDLPFPMLSDIKRELCTELGILGADGVAQRATFIVDPNNEIQFVMVTAGSVGRNVKEVLRVLDALQSDELCPCNWNKGDKGLDDKKLMAG from the coding sequence TTGCTCACCGTCGGTGACCGCTTCCCTGAGTTCGAACTGACCGCCTGCGTCTCCCTGGACGCGGACAGCGCATTCGCCGAGATCAACCACAAGTCCTACGAGGGCAAGTGGAAGATCTACTTCGCATGGCCGAAGGACTTCACCTTCGTCTGCCCGACCGAGATCGCCGAGTTCGGCCGTCTGGAGGGCGAGTTCGCCGACCGCGACGCTCAGGTCCTGGGTTTCTCCGTCGACTCGGAGTACGTCCACCACGCCTGGCGCAAGGACCACCCGGACCTGCGCGACCTGCCCTTCCCGATGCTGTCGGACATCAAGCGCGAGCTCTGCACCGAGCTGGGCATCCTCGGCGCCGACGGTGTCGCCCAGCGCGCCACCTTCATCGTGGACCCCAACAACGAGATCCAGTTCGTCATGGTGACCGCGGGCTCCGTCGGCCGCAACGTCAAGGAGGTCCTCCGGGTCCTCGACGCGCTCCAGTCGGACGAGCTCTGCCCGTGTAACTGGAACAAGGGCGACAAGGGCCTCGACGACAAGAAGCTGATGGCCGGATGA
- a CDS encoding hydrogen peroxide-inducible genes activator, which produces MFPINEPTPTLAQLRAFLAVADHLHFREAAVSLRMSQPALSSAVSALEETLHTQLLERTTRKVLLTPAGDRMAVHAARVLKAVEDLMGEVAHSREPFHGPAHLGVIPTVAPYVLPALLPMFSRRFPRLKLTVHEAKTETILEEVREGRLDLVLLALPTETTGLVEEPLYDEDFLLAFPSDHPLAEADGPLDRDVLKGLDIVLLNQGHCLREQAIDVCREVGARATAATYATSLPTLVQLVAGGLGVTLLPESAVPVETGKRVRLALRRFQAPAPGRTIGLAYRASSARAPEYAQLARAVRGAIRAKRLPVRVTS; this is translated from the coding sequence GTGTTTCCTATCAATGAGCCCACCCCCACCCTGGCTCAGCTGCGGGCATTCCTCGCGGTCGCCGATCACCTCCACTTCAGGGAGGCGGCCGTCTCGCTCCGGATGAGCCAGCCCGCTTTGTCGAGTGCGGTGTCGGCCCTGGAGGAGACTTTGCACACTCAGTTACTGGAGCGGACCACCAGGAAGGTCCTGCTCACGCCTGCGGGCGACCGGATGGCGGTGCACGCCGCGCGGGTGCTCAAGGCGGTGGAGGACCTGATGGGCGAGGTGGCCCACAGCCGGGAGCCCTTCCACGGCCCGGCACACCTGGGAGTGATCCCCACGGTGGCCCCCTACGTCCTTCCCGCGCTGCTGCCGATGTTCTCGCGACGGTTCCCGCGGCTCAAGCTGACCGTGCACGAGGCCAAGACCGAGACCATCCTGGAGGAGGTGCGCGAGGGCCGCCTCGACCTGGTGCTGCTGGCGCTGCCGACGGAGACGACCGGCCTGGTCGAGGAGCCCCTCTACGACGAGGACTTCCTGCTCGCCTTCCCCTCCGACCACCCCCTGGCGGAGGCGGACGGGCCACTGGACCGGGACGTGCTCAAGGGGCTGGACATCGTGCTGCTCAACCAGGGGCACTGCCTGCGCGAGCAGGCCATCGACGTCTGCCGCGAGGTCGGCGCCCGCGCCACCGCGGCAACCTACGCCACCAGCCTCCCCACCCTGGTCCAGCTCGTCGCCGGCGGCCTCGGCGTGACCCTGCTCCCGGAGTCGGCCGTCCCGGTGGAGACGGGCAAGCGGGTGCGGCTGGCGCTGCGCCGCTTCCAGGCCCCGGCCCCCGGCCGCACCATCGGCCTGGCCTACCGTGCGAGCTCCGCCCGAGCCCCCGAATACGCCCAGCTCGCCAGGGCCGTCCGCGGCGCGATCCGCGCCAAGCGCCTCCCGGTCCGGGTCACCTCGTGA
- a CDS encoding RICIN domain-containing protein yields the protein MRRKFRILAPMTAVALGCAMLVSGPASASATAATGPIRTHHNWRCLDADLNTIGPNGTKVQLWNCNGWPNQAWTYDVRSHTIRSKRNGRCLDADLNTIGPNGTKVQLWDCNGWSNQKWIYDAVSHTIYSMHNGRCLDADLNTIGSNGTKVQLWDCNGWSNQKWSL from the coding sequence ATGCGACGAAAGTTCAGGATCCTGGCGCCCATGACGGCGGTCGCGCTCGGCTGCGCGATGCTCGTCTCCGGCCCGGCGAGCGCCTCGGCGACCGCTGCCACGGGACCCATCCGCACCCACCACAACTGGCGCTGCCTCGACGCCGACCTCAACACCATCGGGCCGAACGGCACGAAGGTGCAGCTGTGGAACTGCAACGGCTGGCCCAACCAGGCGTGGACCTACGACGTGCGCAGCCACACGATCCGCAGCAAGAGGAACGGCCGCTGTCTCGACGCCGATCTCAACACCATCGGGCCGAACGGCACGAAGGTGCAGCTGTGGGACTGCAACGGCTGGTCCAACCAGAAGTGGATCTACGATGCGGTCAGCCACACGATCTACAGCATGCACAACGGCCGCTGTCTCGACGCCGATCTCAACACCATCGGGTCGAACGGCACGAAGGTGCAGCTGTGGGACTGCAACGGCTGGTCCAACCAGAAGTGGAGCCTCTGA